The nucleotide window TTGTGGTCTGATTAACAAAAACCAGAACAAAACAAAAATAACCACCATCGGTAAAAATGACAACAAACTATTTGTTCCGCCAGTAGCTGCAGTCGCAGCACCATCAGCAAAAGCGCTAGGAATTAAAGACATAATTAGACCTTATAACAATTTTTTTATTAAGACAGTCCGTTATTATAATATAATTTGATGACATTCCCCAAATTAATCGTAAACTAGCCCACGCATGATTAATATAAATCAATTACCAGTAAAATAGATGAAATAGGATAGTGCTTAAAAGGAATTTTTTAAGAGATTTGCTAAGTTGAGCCAATAGAAAAATCAGGTACGATAATGTGTACCTGATTTATTATTTACCAAGGAAGAAGTGCAGATTGGGCGATTGATATACCATGTGGCGTATATGGCACAAGCGGTGCATCAGCAGGCAGATTGCAGTCTGTAGTCGGACTATGCCATAAGCAAAAGTACTCTGATGCCCCTTCAAGATTAGTTCCAACATTACCACTAGAGTCAACTTCTTTAAGCCAGCCATTGGTGGTGTGCCCTGGAGAAATTGGCTGATCATTCGAATGAACCCAGTGAATTCCATTATTCGCCTGAAAAACTGAGCCACCTTTAAACGGTGTTTGAGAATAAGTCAAACCACAAGCTTCAATAACCTGCCCTACCTGTAAGCTAGATAATGGTGCAGGAACAGCCTTATTTGGTTGAGCCTGATCATAACCAGCGGCAAAAACATTATCAGCAGCAATTTCATAAGCATCTGCCGGATTGCTATCATTAAGTGGCTGTACCAAGATATGCGTATGCGAAAGTAAAATCCCTTGATTTTGTGCCTTGCCATCAACTACTAGTGGCTGAATGGTTTTGCTCCCTACATATGCTGGGGTAGCCTCTACCGTTCCAACTAGCAAATGTGCGCCAACAGCTTCACAACTAGCAACATCAGTAGCAAACTGTGCAGGAGGAGCCGGAGGAATTGGCGTGACGTCATCATTATCAGCAAATGCGTTAAAATTTACACCAGTAACTAAAGTAAGTGCGATTAAAAGTTTTTTCATAATTTCTTCCCTTTAAAGATTTTTGTTTTTTGCTGACGATATTTTCACCGAAAGTAGTTTTTTTTAAAATAGTACTTTTACTCTATTCTAAAAACGCTTATCACCCGCGCAAAAACACTATTTCCATTTTAAAGAAGAAAGAATAAAATACCGCTATCAAAAAATGTAAATCAAGGGAAAAGGTCATGAAAAAATTCATAATTACAATCTTAACTATAGCCTGTCTAGTTGCGTGCAAAAATCAGGTATCAGAGTCACATAATGGCATCTTTAATGGATTAAAACAAATAAGCTATATAAAACATAATCAAATAAAAAGCATACAATCTGAGCAAGTGACTATCGGTGAAGCCTTAGTTACAGCTAATACCCAAGAAGCCACAATATAAAAAGCTGCCAGATTGATCTGCTCCCCAAATAGTGGACAGATTATAAAAAGCCTCTGGTAGATTCAAAATGGTTTCGATATTCAATCGGAGCCATTTTTCTTAATTTGCGCTGTATTCTATCATTATTATAAAAATAGATATACTCATCAATTAATAATTTTAATTCTTCGTAAGTACTTATTTGCTCTAAATAAATACTCTCACTTTTCAAATGTCCAAAGAAACTCTCAATACATGCATTATCCAAACAATTACCTCTCCTGGACATGCTCTTTGTTATACCTAGTGATTTTAATAAAGATGTGTAGGCAATAGATGTGTACTGTGAACCTTGATCACTATGTAGAATAAGCTGATCATTACTCATACTTGGGAATGCTCGTTTGATAGTCTCTATTACTAGCGGATTATCATTGTATTTACTTAGCTCATATGATTTTACTTCATTGTTAAATAAATCATAAATTACGGAGAGATAATAATTTACTCCTCTAACCTTTAAATAAGTAATATCAGTAACTAATTTTCTATTAGGTAAATTGCTTTGAAACTTCCGGTTTAGAATATTAGCTGCCAGTAAATTTTCATTTCCAAAAAAATTACGCTTCTTTCTAATCCTAGACTTTAGGCCAAGTTTGCGCATTAAGCGTAAAACCTTCTTATAACTTATTACCATACCTTGCTTTGATGTTAAAGTATCACGTATTCTACGGTAACCATAGCGACCTTTACTTTTAATGTAGATAGCTTTGATACTATCCATTACCATAGTTTCTGTTAACACAGCTTTATTACGGTTGGCTAATAAATATTTGTAATATCCGCTCCGGGATACACCAAAAAATTTGCAAGCAGATATAATAGACAAACCAGATGTAGAAATATAGCTCTCAATAACACTAAAAGACAGAGATTTTATTTTTCCTGTTTGTCTCTTAGCTCCTTCAACTTTTTTAGTAGAAATAGCTCTCCTTTTAGCCTCATATTTTCATGACGCAACGCCTCAACTTCTGAATTAAATCTTTCTTTCTTTGGTCGGCCGTGAGAGCTATGGTTGTTATGCTTGCCACGACCATCTTCTAAACCTGAAGCACCATAAAGTCGAAACTTCCTTATCCAATCTTTTATTATGCTTATCTCTAATTCATATTCTACAGAAAGTTGGGGACCTGTTTTACCCTCATTTAGATACTTATTAACAATAAGCAATTTAAATTCTCGGGTATATGTTTTGCGATGTTTATTTTGTGTGTACATAAAAAAACTCCCTACGAGTAGTTAAGTATAAAGGGCTTTCTTTATACTTGTCTACTTTATAGGGAGCAGATCAAGATGGCAGCTTTTTATCTCTTTCTTAATCACTATTCCAGTCTACCAGAATTTCATAGCTGTTCCAGCTACAGCCCTAGACTTAAGAGCAGGTGCATCACACACATTTTGTGCCTGTCCATTATTAAATGGAATCCATGGTCCCCAATTCTGTTTTTGATATACTTGAGATGGTGACTGGTCTTTTATGCTAGAATCAATTCCATAACAAGCTACATAGGTTTGTCCATTATCGGTTACTTCTGGGTAAACTTGAGCATTAACATCGTTACTCCAAAATGTAGTGTAAAGAGTTCCACTTACCCAGTTACCATAATCAGCAATATACATTCCTGAAGTAGTCTTAACCGGTGTTGGCGTTGGTGCTGGAGCTGGTGCGGGCTTAAAGTCACTTACAGCAACAATATCTACCTTTGTTAAATTATCGTAGCTTGAAAGTTGACAGGTAATTCCTGCGCCACCATCTGCACGGCAGAAGCCACCTGCTACAACCTGGTTTTGAGAATTCAGAAAATTATCAAATGACCCAGAATAATTAGCAGTTGAGCCAATATAAGCCGTATACTGAACTTTATAGTTTGCTAATGCTGAGCTAGAAGTGCTCGCAGTTGCTTGTAAAACTTGATAGCTATCTTTTTTCATTGAAGCTAAGCGCTGTTCTGCTGTAGCATTTAGTTTATAATTAATTTCATAGTTAGTATAAGCATCCAGATTATTACAGTCAACTTTATTCATAGCGGCAACCGTACAAACTGTCGTACCATTTGTTTTTACAACTAGATCAAGATTACTTTGGTTAGCAATAGTAGCAGTATAAGCAAAAGCATTTGCACTAACTAACATTCCTAAAGTAGTAATTAATTTTTTCATGATGACTCTCCGTTAAAATTAAAATTGGGTTTAGCTATTTACTAACGATATTCTATCAACTAATAAATCATTTGCTAACCGTCCAAAAATGACGGGAGTCATATTTTTTTAAAAAATTTGAAATAAAAACCCGTGGGTTTAAATAAAATGCCAGTATTTAATAATACTGGCATTTTATTGCTCAATCCTAAGATATTTAGTTCAGCTTACTGTTATTAATTAGCAAAGTCATCAATATCCCACACTAGACTGGTGTGTCTATCAATAGAAAAATCAGCATATGAATCATCGTATGGATAAGCATATGCATTTTTTGTATTTGGGTCACTATGAATAAGTTGAACATACGGACTGCTTTCAGCAACTGTACACGTTTGATAAGTGTTATAGGCTCCAGCACAATTATACTCATCTTTTACATTTTGATTTGCTGGACTTAAGAAATTTGCCGTAATAGTTAATGGGCTGTAGCAACCAACAAAAGTTTGTGATTCAAGATTTTGCCATACTTCAAAACCACCTGAAGTTGTAGTTATAGTAGTAGCACTAAAAACTGATGGTGGCATGGCAGTATTTATGCTATCGCATATAGTTTGTAGTCCAGTAGGCTTAAACCGTGATGCAGGATTTTCCTTGTTAAATAGAAATATTGATTGCGGGGTTGGTTTATTGGGCGACGTATCACGTTGAAAATATCCTAACTGCGCGGAAAATGTATCAGTAGGTAATTTAGGATACAAACTATAGCTCATATTAAAACCATTAACCATTGAAACATCAACATTAGTAAAGACATTTAATTCATTAATACCAGGGGCTGTAATTTCAAACAAGGTGTTATAGGAGTATGCCCCTGCTGGTGGCTGTAATGCTTGCACAGTTATATTGCAGCTAATCACTCCTTGAGATGGTACCATCCACTCATATGTACTCTCTGCATTTAAAGGTTGGGTTGTTGCGCTACCATTAGTACTACAGCTCGCCGTAAAATACAAAGTTAAATTTGTTTGAGTATTATTATTAATTGTCAGCGTTCTTGAGGCATACGTTGGAGCGGTTAATGACGCTGTAACTGGTGGCATCATTGGAAATAAATCTGACGAAGCGTTTGCAAATTGGATTGTATTTTCATTACCAGTTTGACCATTAATTGAATCAAATGATGCAACTACTCCTTTACACCATTGTGCACCAGTATTTGTAGTAACAAACCGCCCATTTTTTACTTGAACGTTACAACCTGTGTACCCAGTACTACTACTGCTATCTTGGTATAAATATTCATATGTTCCATCAGATGTAGCATTTTTATATTCACCTAACCATGCATTCTGATTAGAACTATCTATATAAGCAACTAAAGTTGATCCCTTATAAACCCACAATGGCAGGTGGGCCCCACCAAAAATCCATCCCAGATAACCGCTCCGCTTTGTATCATCCTCATCTGGAGTTGGTGTACCCGCTGACGATGTGCTGCCACCATTACATGCAGCAACCGCAAGACTAAATACACTAATACATAGCAATGTAATTAATTTACTCTTTTTAAGACCACTTTTCATTCTTGACCCCTTAAAAATAACCTGTAAAACAGTTAGTAATTCTATTGTATCATAAAATGCATGTAGTTAAAACTATAGAAACAAATTTTCATCTAAGAATATCCGTTTATACTAGAATAACTTAAGAGCCTGTTTGCTAAGTCCTAAAGGGCTACGAAATATAACCAAATGGTTAAAAAATTATAAGTACTCAGTTAAGAATAACTATTCGCCTCAAATTTCATAATTTTTTATCGCATTTATCATGATCTCTCGCTTACATTAGACTTAGCAAACAGTCTCTAAGAAAAAATTTGATTTCAAGCTAGATTTTTCAAGATACTATAAAAAACACTTTTTCTTTTACCTGAAACATTATACTAATTTCGATATATTTTGCACAGCTGCCATTTTGGCAGCTGTGCAAAATATATCGAAATTAGTATAATCCACCTTGTTAATTAACTCACACAAGAGGGGTATTATGAAAAAGCTCGGAATATTGGCTGCTGGTGTTCTACTAACCGCATGTAATGGTGGGTCTGGCACAGCTTCATCAACACTGGCAAATAGCAGTGCTAAATCACCAGCTACTACAGGCAAAATCTCATTAAAATCATCCCCAATAGATCCAAATGCAAAAGCCGGGTATTTACCAGTTGAAATTGTTGATAATACTAAAGTAAACCAAGATATCTATATTCTAGCTAAAGCAGGCATACCTATAAGTGATGCGCCAGACTCAGAGGTAGAAGACTGCGTAATGGAGTTTGATAGTAATGGCATTGGTAAATGCAACAAAGTTAACAAAGACACTGACATTATGAAATACGCTAGGGTCAAATTAAAAGATCTTCATCATGATAGTGCTGGTAATATATTAGTATATATTCCTCATGTATCATCTGGGCGAATGTTTTTTTCGGTAGCCAGACCTTTAGATTTTACATTAGTTACATCAAAAGATAAAGATGGGCATGACAGTTATATTCGTATAGTTGACCCTAACCCAGCAGATCGAACTAATCCAAGCTACTATACTATTTTTGATAAAATTGAATATAGTTTCAATAATAATGGTGTTTGGGATAACCCAACCGCAGTAGATTATTTTTCTATGCCACTTTTAATGGAAGAATCAGA belongs to Aquella oligotrophica and includes:
- a CDS encoding IS3 family transposase, whose protein sequence is MSIISACKFFGVSRSGYYKYLLANRNKAVLTETMVMDSIKAIYIKSKGRYGYRRIRDTLTSKQGMVISYKKVLRLMRKLGLKSRIRKKRNFFGNENLLAANILNRKFQSNLPNRKLVTDITYLKVRGVNYYLSVIYDLFNNEVKSYELSKYNDNPLVIETIKRAFPSMSNDQLILHSDQGSQYTSIAYTSLLKSLGITKSMSRRGNCLDNACIESFFGHLKSESIYLEQISTYEELKLLIDEYIYFYNNDRIQRKLRKMAPIEYRNHFESTRGFL
- a CDS encoding helix-turn-helix domain-containing protein, which translates into the protein MYTQNKHRKTYTREFKLLIVNKYLNEGKTGPQLSVEYELEISIIKDWIRKFRLYGASGLEDGRGKHNNHSSHGRPKKERFNSEVEALRHENMRLKGELFLLKKLKELRDKQEK
- a CDS encoding thaumatin family protein, whose product is MKSGLKKSKLITLLCISVFSLAVAACNGGSTSSAGTPTPDEDDTKRSGYLGWIFGGAHLPLWVYKGSTLVAYIDSSNQNAWLGEYKNATSDGTYEYLYQDSSSSTGYTGCNVQVKNGRFVTTNTGAQWCKGVVASFDSINGQTGNENTIQFANASSDLFPMMPPVTASLTAPTYASRTLTINNNTQTNLTLYFTASCSTNGSATTQPLNAESTYEWMVPSQGVISCNITVQALQPPAGAYSYNTLFEITAPGINELNVFTNVDVSMVNGFNMSYSLYPKLPTDTFSAQLGYFQRDTSPNKPTPQSIFLFNKENPASRFKPTGLQTICDSINTAMPPSVFSATTITTTSGGFEVWQNLESQTFVGCYSPLTITANFLSPANQNVKDEYNCAGAYNTYQTCTVAESSPYVQLIHSDPNTKNAYAYPYDDSYADFSIDRHTSLVWDIDDFAN